ATATCCGTACCAAAGTTGCACTACATTCTTCTTAAACTGTTACTAGAATAATGTTTGTTCTGAAGTGCTAGTGGTTGCCAGCTTTACCACAAAAATCCATAGCCACACCAACATTTAGTTGTTTTGTTGGTTGTTTGCAGGGGATGTCGTGTGGTGGATGTGCAGCAAGTGTCAAGCGCATTTTGGAGAGTGAGGTGAAATAAGTTAAATCAGCTTGCCTCTGCTTCACATGTAAAACTTTTGGCACGGTGTTACTAGCTTTTACTAGCTTGCTAATTGTGTTTGTAAGCCTGTATGCGCGTTGTTTTTTAGCCCCAAGTGCGGTCTGCAAATGTTAATCTTGCCACTGAGATGGCAGTCGTGTGGGCGGTGCCAGAAGATGAAGATGCGAAAAACTGGAAGCTGCAGTTGGGTGAGAAGCTTGCCAACCAGTTGACAACATGTGGTTACAAATCCAACCTTCGAGGTATACATTGTTATAATTTATGCCATAATTGTTGTTGTTCACATTGTATATATACTTACGTACAAATGAGATGATGTATTTCTCTGCTTCTGCTTTCTTTAGTTTAAATCTGAAACTCCTCtccccaaaataaataaataaataaataaatgcatcgCCATTATTTTCAGTCTAATGCAAATGACTATTGCACCTGCAGACTCTTCAAAAGCAAGTTCACAGACGGTTTTTGAAAGAAAGATGGATGAAAAACTTCAACAACTGAAACAAAGTGGTAAAATTAAATTTCTGAAACAAGTAACCATAAATCTTGTGAGCTTTCTACaagtttgagtttttttttttatgatgacAAAGTGGCAGTTTTATTTTTACAACTTATTGATTTCTCTTCTAGGTCGAGAACTTGCTGTATCTTGGGCATTATGTGCTGTTTGCCTGCTTGGGCACATTTCTCACCTCTTTGGAGTTAATGCACCATTGATGCACCTGCTGCATTCCACTGGGTTTCATTTGTCTCTCTCAATATTTACATTTATTGGTCCTggtcgaagattaattcttgaCGGATTAAATAGTCTATTCAAGGGGTCTCCCAATATGAATACATTGGTCGGTTTGGGTGCTCTTTCATCCTTTGCAGTCAGCTCAATTGCAGCCTTCGTTCCAAAGCTGGTAGCTCCTACTCTCTTATTGAAAGGCATCTTATGTCACGTGCTTGCATACATTATATCCATACACGTCAAAAAGGAATGGTTGTTTTTTCTACTTCAACAGTATATCCTTTGAGAAAAATCACAAATGTTCCAATTCATTCTGCATCTGCTCTATTTTACGCACGTTAGTTTAATCTAGGTATATGTGATGCATTGTCATAATAGTTTGTTTTACGGTTTAAGTTTCTTGCAGGGGTGGAAGACATTTTTTGAGGAGCCGGTTATGTTAGTAGCTTTTGTTCTTCTTGGGAAGAACCTTGAGCAGAGGGCGAAGCTAAAAGCTACTAGTGATATGACTGGATTGCTCAATATTCTTCCATCAAAAGCACGCCTAATGGTGGACAATGATCCTGAGCAATCATCATTTACTGAGGTCCCATGCGATACCCTTTCTGTTGGAGACTATATTGTAGTGCTGCCTGGGGTGAGTTTTGCACACATACTAATTCAAATCTTAGTTCTGCCTATGTCACGATGTGCAATTTTAACGGTGATAATTTCAGTTTTTCTGTTATATGTGATTGCTACTTTGCTAGTAGTTTCCTTGTATGCTAACAGTAAAAATTCAGGTGAATTTCAGCAGAAGTAATCAATTATAAACTTGTTATATGATGAAATCCATTATGGTTAGCTTTTGTATGGTCCTATGCTATGCTTAGAGTGTAACCATTGCTTAATGATGCGCTGTCTAGGATCGCGTTCCAGCAGACGGTGTTGTCAAATCTGGACGGAGTACAGTTGATGAATCAAGTTTGACAGGTGAACCTATGCCTGTAACAAAGATAGCAGGGGTCAGTTTCTGTGACCACGTTATAATTCCTTAATGTGGATATATCAGCCACATCTAGCTAAGCATTAGTATCTATCGTGTGTGCTGCATAATGATGTTTCCTTGCTTCCTCTTTTTTAGACAGAAGTATCAGCAGGAAGCATTAACTTAAATGGTAAAATCACTGTTGAAGTTAGAAGACCTGGTGGTGAGACTGCCATGTCTGACATACTCCGTTTAGTGGAAGAAGCACAGACGAGGGAGGCCCCAGTTCAACGATTAGCTGACAAGGTATTGCCATCTTTGCATGCAGAAGTTGAGAGTGGCTCTAGCAAAACTAGTAACTTAGAGTTAGTGTCTTATTTAATTCTGAATTATGCTTTCTACTGTGCTATCTATCACAATTCTGCACACATTCGTAAAACCATGGAGATAACTCCATGTAGATAATGTCCATTAACTTTCCACATGGATCCTCTTTGCGAAGTGGATAATAATTATGAATATGGGCCAGCAactctacattttttttttatttttaataggtAAGATCCAAATAACCAGCTTTTAGTTATTTTAAGTGTATTAGTTAAGTAGGCTATGATCCTTTTTTCACTTACTACTTAGGATGCACGTTCAAAGTATGACTTGGTTCAGACATTCAGTGCGATACCCAATGCATCAAGTTCTTGATCAATGAAGATATGGATTGATTCCATTATCTATTAGCTTATTAGTGTCTGTTTTTCTTGTGAGATTTATGTTCTCCTGTACTGTATCCTGAGAATCCATTGTGGACcaataatgatatttttttggtGTTTTCCAGTGGATAAGTTTATGATTTTCAGAGTTCACTGCACCATATGATGCATCAGAtactcatgttttttttttcaaacacgCAGGAGAGCTGTGTGTCATTCCATTAAGAAGAATAATTACAAAGGGGAGATTAGGGGTTAAAATCCCTTTTCGACCCCCAAACACACCTCACGCACACATCTTGGGGAACTAAAAACAAATGCACCACAAATAAAAAGACCACCAACAATCATTCCACACAGATTAACCATCCAGGGATCAACCTAGGAAACAACTCACTGAGTGCTGTGCTGCCAGCGAGGCACCAAAGAGCACTCTCGTTAGCAAAACCCTGTAGCATAACAGGGACACTTGGTTGTGCAAGACATATTTAAtcataacctttttttttgtttgctcaCCACAGGTTGCTGGGAACTTTACATATGGAGTTATGGCTCTTTCTGCTGCTACTTATACATTCTGGAGTATTTTTGGTTCACAACTTGTACCTGCTGCTATCCAGCATGGAAGTGCAATGGCTTTGGCATTGCAACTTTCTTGTAGCGTTCTGGTATGATACGAGGAACAAATGATTATCACTTCAACTCGGACAATTTCATATGAATGAAGGCTAAAGATTTTTCTAAAGCTAGTATATGGATAAATTCAAATAGTATTATCAAAACGAGGTTGtattgaagaaaaaaacaatctgTAGTGCCAAATGCAGCTATTTTGTGTGAATTTTAATACTTTGCATGACGAAAGGTTGTTTTATACAGTAGGTATTATTTGTGATTCTTTTAAGGATTCAGTATTAAGTTTCTTGTAAATCAAAATAAGATCAAGGGTAGAGTTGGATGAATCATGCCTTTGTTTTCATTAGCATCGAGAAATTCTAGTAGAATAGATGGGTATCAGGATAGGAACAGCTGTTAGAAGGCCCAACAAATATACTTCTGTTTTGAATGTTAAATTATAATTTTCATTTATGTTATCTGATTATCCTTTGTTTTTAAGGTGCCATAATTTTCACTTAAGAGAAAAATTGTTTCATGTATAATTTTGTAAGCGATGAACCCTACCTCAAAATTGGTACTGATTTGATTTTCATTTGCAGGTAATTGCTTGCCCATGTGCCCTTGGGCTCGCCACACCCACTGCTGTGCTGGTATGCAACAAGATATGACCTTTTGCCTGAGTAAATAGTCCATCCATAATTATTTGGATATATGTTTCCAGGTCGGGACTTCATTAGGTGCAACAAGAGGACTCCTTTTGCGTGGTGGGGATATTTTAGAGAAATTCTCAGAAGTTGATGCCATTGTGTTTGACAAGACTGGAACTTTAACAATTGGGAAACCTGTAGTGACTAAAGTAATAGCTTCTCACAGAGAGGGAGACGAAAATACAAAGTTAAGTGTTCTTATGTACTTTAATTTATGTATTGTGTTCAATGCTTCAATCACTTGaataaagttttaaagtttcagtaggttttaaattttttgtttcCCATTTGATTAAAATTCTGTGCAAAGCATACCAGTGATTCATGGATGATGTGTTCTTTGTAAACCTTATGTTATTTATGCATATAATACAGCCTCAGCACTGGCAGTGAGATTTATTTATGAGATATTTCTGTTGATAAAACATTTTTCGTTCATCAGGGATTCCTGTAACAATGAATGGACAGAAGGTGAGATTCTGAGTTTGGCAGCAGGTGTAGAATCAAATACAACCCACCCGCTTGGAAAAGCCATCATGGAAGCTGCTCAGGCTGCCAATTGCCTCTATCTGCAGGTAGTCGCAGCAAAAGTATACTATATACCTGAGCTAAAATGATCTGAAACATGAATTACAAAAGTTCGTCTAGTTAAAATTTGCGTACCTTCTGTTTTTATGAAATGGGTTCGTCTAATTAGTATTTCTGTTGCACAACACTACTATTTCCCATCGAAGTTTCAAATTTTACTGTTCTTATGTGTTCATTCTTTGCCAATCTATGCATTTACAGGCAAAAGATGGATCCTTCATGGAAGAACCTGGGTCTGGTGCTGTGGCGACCATTGGCGAGAAACAGGTTTCAGTTGGAACACTTGATTGGATCAGGAGGTACAAATGAATTATTTATTGTGCAGTTGTGATGAATATGCCTTGTCCTTCTGATAGAAAATTTACAAACTTCAGTTCTCTACTCTTCACACTATCTGTTATGTCTTAAGTCTACTATTTTCTTAGTTCTAGCAATACTTAATGATGTACTAAATATGATCACTGAGGGACTCTGCTCACTACCTAATTGTTTCAGGCA
The Oryza glaberrima chromosome 8, OglaRS2, whole genome shotgun sequence DNA segment above includes these coding regions:
- the LOC127781565 gene encoding copper-transporting ATPase PAA1, chloroplastic isoform X1 — translated: MDPAAPLLALSKAISSSSRSKPSLLASPHHFLLSRGRGSGACGCLPPAPSPPRRTPFAASSASASAARRLAVPGDLLLLSLARLALRGPAPRAEARRWFASLSAASNGPPRGGGGGGGGDGGGGGGGGGGWKRPRASQGTAVAEEASGQEADVIILDVGGMSCGGCAASVKRILESEPQVRSANVNLATEMAVVWAVPEDEDAKNWKLQLGEKLANQLTTCGYKSNLRDSSKASSQTVFERKMDEKLQQLKQSGRELAVSWALCAVCLLGHISHLFGVNAPLMHLLHSTGFHLSLSIFTFIGPGRRLILDGLNSLFKGSPNMNTLVGLGALSSFAVSSIAAFVPKLGWKTFFEEPVMLVAFVLLGKNLEQRAKLKATSDMTGLLNILPSKARLMVDNDPEQSSFTEVPCDTLSVGDYIVVLPGDRVPADGVVKSGRSTVDESSLTGEPMPVTKIAGTEVSAGSINLNGKITVEVRRPGGETAMSDILRLVEEAQTREAPVQRLADKVAGNFTYGVMALSAATYTFWSIFGSQLVPAAIQHGSAMALALQLSCSVLVIACPCALGLATPTAVLVGTSLGATRGLLLRGGDILEKFSEVDAIVFDKTGTLTIGKPVVTKVIASHREGDENTKDSCNNEWTEGEILSLAAGVESNTTHPLGKAIMEAAQAANCLYLQAKDGSFMEEPGSGAVATIGEKQVSVGTLDWIRRHGVLHNPFADGENFGQSVAYVAVDGTLAGLICFEDKLREDSHQIIDILSKQGISVYMLSGDKKSAAMNVASLVGIQADKVIAEVKPHEKKSFISELQKEHKLVAMVGDGINDAAALASADVGIAMGGGVGAASDVSSVVLMGNRLSQLVDALELSKETMRTVKQNLWWAFLYNIVGLPIAAGALLPVTGTVLTPSIAGALMGFSSVGVMANSLFLRMRLSSRQQPIHKPQATISDVLPNAAESEKSYPSKWSA
- the LOC127781565 gene encoding copper-transporting ATPase PAA1, chloroplastic isoform X2 codes for the protein MDPAAPLLALSKAISSSSRSKPSLLASPHHFLLSRGRGSGACGCLPPAPSPPRRTPFAASSASASAARRLAVPGDLLLLSLARLALRGPAPRAEARRWFASLSAASNGPPRGGGGGGGGDGGGGGGGGGGWKRPRASQGTAVAEEASGQEADVIILDVGGMSCGGCAASVKRILESEPQVRSANVNLATEMAVVWAVPEDEDAKNWKLQLGEKLANQLTTCGYKSNLRDSSKASSQTVFERKMDEKLQQLKQSGRELAVSWALCAVCLLGHISHLFGVNAPLMHLLHSTGFHLSLSIFTFIGPGRRLILDGLNSLFKGSPNMNTLVGLGALSSFAVSSIAAFVPKLGWKTFFEEPVMLVAFVLLGKNLEQRAKLKATSDMTGLLNILPSKARLMVDNDPEQSSFTEVPCDTLSVGDYIVVLPGDRVPADGVVKSGRSTVDESSLTGEPMPVTKIAGTEVSAGSINLNGKITVEVRRPGGETAMSDILRLVEEAQTREAPVQRLADKVAGNFTYGVMALSAATYTFWSIFGSQLVPAAIQHGSAMALALQLSCSVLVIACPCALGLATPTAVLVGTSLGATRGLLLRGGDILEKFSEVDAIVFDKTGTLTIGKPVVTKVIASHREGDENTKDSCNNEWTEGEILSLAAGVESNTTHPLGKAIMEAAQAANCLYLQAKDGSFMEEPGSGAVATIGEKQVSVGTLDWIRRHGVLHNPFADGENFGQSVAYVAVDGTLAGLICFEDKLREDSHQIIDILSKQGISVYMLSGDKKSAAMNVASLVGIQADKKQGPSFPFH
- the LOC127781565 gene encoding copper-transporting ATPase PAA1, chloroplastic isoform X3, with amino-acid sequence MAVVWAVPEDEDAKNWKLQLGEKLANQLTTCGYKSNLRDSSKASSQTVFERKMDEKLQQLKQSGRELAVSWALCAVCLLGHISHLFGVNAPLMHLLHSTGFHLSLSIFTFIGPGRRLILDGLNSLFKGSPNMNTLVGLGALSSFAVSSIAAFVPKLGWKTFFEEPVMLVAFVLLGKNLEQRAKLKATSDMTGLLNILPSKARLMVDNDPEQSSFTEVPCDTLSVGDYIVVLPGDRVPADGVVKSGRSTVDESSLTGEPMPVTKIAGTEVSAGSINLNGKITVEVRRPGGETAMSDILRLVEEAQTREAPVQRLADKVAGNFTYGVMALSAATYTFWSIFGSQLVPAAIQHGSAMALALQLSCSVLVIACPCALGLATPTAVLVGTSLGATRGLLLRGGDILEKFSEVDAIVFDKTGTLTIGKPVVTKVIASHREGDENTKDSCNNEWTEGEILSLAAGVESNTTHPLGKAIMEAAQAANCLYLQAKDGSFMEEPGSGAVATIGEKQVSVGTLDWIRRHGVLHNPFADGENFGQSVAYVAVDGTLAGLICFEDKLREDSHQIIDILSKQGISVYMLSGDKKSAAMNVASLVGIQADKVIAEVKPHEKKSFISELQKEHKLVAMVGDGINDAAALASADVGIAMGGGVGAASDVSSVVLMGNRLSQLVDALELSKETMRTVKQNLWWAFLYNIVGLPIAAGALLPVTGTVLTPSIAGALMGFSSVGVMANSLFLRMRLSSRQQPIHKPQATISDVLPNAAESEKSYPSKWSA